The Halalkalicoccus subterraneus genomic sequence CCACCTCAGCGAGAGCGAACGCGAGGTGACGGGTCTCATCGTCGCGCTCGCGGGCTATCTCGTCCACGACGTCCACGAACAGGTCCCCTTCATGTTGCTCGATTCGCTCGAAGCGCTCGACTCCGAGCGCATCGCCGCGCTCGTCGAGTACTTGGAGCAGTACGCCTCGTATATCGTCGTCGCGCTCCTGCCCGAGGACGCGAGCGCACTCGACGAGGACTACCCGCGGATCACCGAGATCTAGTAGAAATAATTGTAATTACAGCTCCCGAAGGAGCCGACGGACATGCCCCAAGGAATACTCGACACCGTACTCGTGTCGAATGTGCTCCCTGACTAGCTCGGTCGACCACGATGACGACTCGTAACCGGCCTCCTCCGGCGGCGCTTCGAACGTTTCGGCGAGTGCATCGCGCTCCTCGTCGCCGAGTTTTCGCGGCCGGCCGGAACGCGGTTCGTCCTCCAGGGCTTCCTCAAGCCCCCTCTCATCGAAGCGGTCGAGCCAGTAGTAGATCGTCGACTGCGGAACGCCGTACAGGCGGCTCAGATGCCCGACGGACCGACCATCAGTGTAAGCGAGCGCGATCATCAGCCGTTGAACTGCTTTGTGGTCCGTCGTCGCGGCCAGCGCGGTGCGGAGTTCGTCCCCCGTGATCGATTCGAGTTTCGCCATCGGCTCGAGTCGGTTGTACAATTAGTTATGTTTGACGGATCGTTCACGGACAAATGATGTGGTGATTAAACACATACTAAATAAAGTCTATGCTGATATATTAAGTTCCGGAGAACGCCTACAGTTCACAGACCTCGATTCCGGTGGTCGTAAACTCGTCCATCGCTTCGATACGCTCGGGTACCGCCTCCAAAGCGACGGTTCGCGTGACGAGTTGCGCGGGGTCGATCGCTCCGCTCGCGACGAACGAGAGGAGTTCGTCGTAGCGCGTCGGCGGCATCCCCCTCGACCCGAGGAAGTCTATCTCGCGGCCGACCATCGAGTCTGTGGGGAGGGAAACCTCCCCGCGTTCCGCGGCCGTGGAGAGTCCCATTTGGAGGTGCTGGCCCAGACCGCCGAGACAGTCCACCGAGTTCCGGCAGGTTTCTGCGATCCCCAGTGCGTCGACCGAGACCGCCGCGCCACCGTCGGTTCGCTCACGGATCCTCGCGGGGACGTTCCCGTCGCCCGCGACGGTTTCGTGGGCGCCGAGTTCGAGCGCTTTCTCCAAAGCTTCCTCCCGGATGTCGACGGCGATCACGCGTGCGCCGAGCGCGCCCGCGATCTGCACGGCCGAGAGCCCGACGCCGCCACAGCCGTGGACCGCGACCCAGTCGCCGGGCGTGAGCTCCGCGCGGTGGGCCAGGCCGTGATAGGCCGTCATGTACCGACAGCCGAGTGCGGCCGCGGCGGTCGCCTCGAGGTCGTCGGGGAGTTCGGTGAGGTTGTAGTCGGCGGCGGGCACCGCGACCCGGTCGGCGAACGCGCCCTGGCCGGCCGGTTCGAACCCCAGGGCAATACCGTCCTCACAAACGTTGCCGTGGCCGTTTCGACACCGCCGACAGGTGCCGTCGCCGAGGCTGAAGGGGACCGCTACCCGATCCCCCTCGCTCAGGGTTTCGACGCGCTCGCCCGCCTCGATCACCCGACCGGCGGGTTCGTGTCCGAGGATCTGGCCCTCAGGGGGAACGTCGTCGACCCACTCGCCGTGGCCCTTCCAGGCGTGCCAGTCCGACCGACAGATCCCGCAGGCCTCGACCGCGACGATCACACCGTCGTCGGGGCAGTCGGGTTCGGGGACCTCGGTGAGTTCGAGCGGTGCACCGTGTGATTCGAGGACGACTGCTCGCATGGGTTCACCCACGCGACGGATCGACAAGGTCCCTCGGGTTTCCCGGGCGAACCCGACGGTGATTTGACCCGACGGGCGGTAGGTCGATGTGTGAACCGCGAGCGCCAGTCGACACGGACGGAACGGGGGGATCGATAGCGTGGGCGGGATCCGGCTCGACGGCCTCTCGAAGCGCTACGGGGGTGACGGCGGTGTCGACGCGGTGTCGGATCTCTCGCTCGACATCGAGGACGGCGAGTTCTTCACCCTGCTGGGACCGTCGGGCTGTGGGAAGACGACGATCCTACGTACGATCGCGGGGTTCGAAGCACCGACCGAGGGAACGGTTTCGTTCGGCCGGGAAACGATGGACGGCGTACCGCCCGAAGAGCGCGATATCGGGATCGTCTTCCAGAACTACGCGCTGTTCCCCCATATGAGCGTGGCCGAAAACGTCGCCTACGGACTCCGGTTTCGTGATCCGCCCGGCGGCGGCTCGGAACAGCGGGTCGAAGAGCTGCTCGACCTCGTCGATCTCGGCGGGATGGGCGGGCGGGATCCCGAACAGCTCTCGGGCGGCCAACAGCAGCGCGTCGCGCTCGCGCGTGCGCTGGCTCCGGGTCCGCGCCTCCTCCTGCTCGACGAGCCACTGAGCGCACTCGACGCGCGGTTGCGAACCGATCTCAGGGCGCAGATCAGGCGAATCCAGTCCGACCTCGGCGTCACGACGGTGTACGTCACCCACGATCAGGCCGAGGCACTCGCGATCAGCGACCGGATCGCGGTGTTGCGCGACGGTCGCGTCGAACAGATCGACACTCCCCGGGGGATCTACCGGAATCCGACTACCCCGTTCGTCGCCAGCTTCATCGGCGAGAACAACGTTTTCGATGCGCGCGTGCGCGAAAGCGGGGCTGAATCCACTCGCCTCGAAATCGAGGGCGAATCTATCACCGGTCCCCCGCTCGAAACCGCCGCTGAGAGCGTACTGTGCTGTGTTCGCCCGGAGGCGTTCTCGATGGACGGGGGCGAAAACCGGCTCGACGTCGCCGTCGAGAGCTGGGAGTTCCTCGGCGAGTCGGTGCGGGTCCACTGTCGCTGGCTCGGACGGGAACTCGTCGTTCGTACCTCGGACGTCCCCCACTCGGAGACGCTGACGGTCGGATTCGATCCTGAGGACGTCCACGCCATCGAAACGCGCTGAGAAACCGTTTTGTCCGTGCGAGCGATACTATCATTCATTCCAGTGATCAAGTGGCCCCACGATTTCGACTCGGGGCTCGGACTCGCCTGTCAGACGCGCGTCGAAGGTGACGCTGAGGTGGAAAAACACGGCGGGTTCTGGGGACAAAAGGTCGATACGTAGACCTCAAGCGGACACCACGATAGCGCGTGGGTGGCGGCGGAATCGACGGTAGCGGGCGTATCGAGCGATACCTGCTCGGCGTGGGTGTGCATTGCCTCGCCGACGTCGTCGTTTTCGAGTTCGATCAGGTACCGGACCGTCGGCCCGGGGGACAGATGGTCGATTACCTGACCGGCGACTCTCGTCTAGTCGTCCTCCGGAGCGAACCTATAAAGCCGGTCGCACCACCTCCTCTGGAGAGGTGTTCCGACGATGTCGTCGTCTACCTATCGTACCGTCTCTGTATTAGGCTAACCTAAAAATATGAAATTTCCGGCTGACGGCCACTAAAACGAAACGGCCACAAGGCGGCGGTGATTTTTTAGGTACTCCTAAAAAACAGTCGTTTCTCTAGATATTTGGGTATTGGAACCATCTGATGGTTCTGAGTGGTTTTCAAGGGCAACCCTTATGTCGGTGGCCGCCTTTCTCCCGAGTAGATGACGAACGACGCCGATGAGACGTTGTGGCCGCCTGCGATGTTCGCGAATCAGATGCAGGAAGCCGGCGAAGAGGCTGTCGAACGGCAACAGGAGCTGTTCACACAGTGGATGTCGGGAATGAATCCGACCGGTTCGTCGGGGATGGGCGGGCTGTCCCAGCTCTCGGCGATGAGCATGGGGGCGGCGACGTTCAAGACCCGTGTCCAGAGCGGTGGCCGGATCAGTATTCCCGACGCGGAACGAGAGGCGCTCGGAATCGACGAGGGCGACATCGTTCAAACGATCGTCATCCCCCTCAATACCAATACGGAGACCAACGATGACTGACACACTTATGACCCCGATGTTCGACGCACAGCGCACGATGATCAACCAGAGCAACGAGCTGTTCAAACAGAACCTGAAGCTCCAGCACGACGCCTTCGAGGCGTTCCGGGGCACCTTCGACACCCAGGAGTCGACCCAGCGCCGCGGGGTCGAGGCGACCCAGCGCGCGGTCGATGCCTACTTTGAGGCGATCGAGGACGCCGGCGGCGAGGCGGGCGTTCAGGAGGTCCACGAGGCCGTCGACGAGCAGTTCGACGTCCTCCTCGACCTCCACGAGCAGTCGTGGGACACCGTCGAGCAGCTCTCCGAGGAGAACGCGGCGGCCTACGAGCAGCTCGTCGAGCAACTCGAGACGATCGCCGACGATTCGACGGAGATGGCCGTCGAAGCCAGCGAGCAGGCCGAAGAACAGAGCGAGATCGCGATCGAGTCCACCGAGGACGCGGTCGAGCAGTAAGCGAACACGAACACAGCTTTTTGAGAGCGACCCCCGATACTATAACCCATGCCAGAGATGACCTCACCGATGGCCGACCCCGAACAGTGGAACGAATTCATGCAGACGATGAACCAGCAGTTCGCCCAGGCGCTCGAACAGAACGTCGAGGCCCAGGCGTCGTTCGTCGAATCGTGGGTCGACGCCGTCGAGGAGGCGACCGACCCCAAGCAGTTCGAGGACGGTGCCGAGGGATACGCGAACGCGTACACGACGTGGATGGAGGCCTCCCAACAGGCCTACGAGCGCTCGATGGACCTCGCATCGGGCGAAGAGGTCCGCCCCGAGGAGTTCCGCGACATCTGGCTCAGCGCCGCCAACGAGGCGTTCAAGGACATCACCGACACGACGGCTTTTGCTGCCGTGACCGGTAAGACCGTCGAGGAAGCCCTCGACTACCGCCAGGAGGTCGACGAGATGGCCGACGAGACACTGCATAACCTCGGATTTGCCACTAAGAACGACGTTCAGGAGGTCGGCGAGCGCCTGATCGAACTCGAGCGCCGCCAGCACGCCGTCGAGAACAAACTCGATACGGTCATCGAGCACCTCGAAGGCGAGGACGAGGAATGACCTCGAACCCGTTTACCATGGGGTTCGACCTCTATCGCCAAAGCTGGGAGCAGGCGACCGAAACGCTCGAAAAGAGCGTCGACGCGCCCGAACAGCTCGAACGGATGGCCGAGGTCGACGTCGGCCAGACCCCAAGCGAGGTCGTCTACGAGGAGAACAAACTCGAACTGCTGCATTACGAGTCCCAGACCGACGAGCAGCACGACGTCCCAATCCTCATCGTCTACGCGCTGATCAACAAGCCGTACATCCTCGACCTCCAGCCCGATCGCAGCGTCATTCGAACTCTGCTCGAGAACGGGTTCGACGTCTACATGATCGACTGGAACGAGCCATCGACGATGGACGCCTCCCTCACGCTTGAGGACTACGTCGAGCGCTACACCGACAACTGCGTCGACGTGGTGCGCGAGCGCTCGGGGCAGGACTCGATCAATCTCCTGGGGTACTGCATGGGCGGAACGATGAGCGTGATGTACGCCGCGCTCCACCCCGAGAAGGTCCGGAACCTCGGACTGATGGCCGCGGGCCTCTGCTTTACGGGGACCGGCGGCGTCCTCGAACAGTGGGGCGACGAGGAGTACTACTCGCCCGAGGCCGTCACCGACGCCTTCGGGAACGTCCCCGCGGACTTCCTCGACATCGGCTTCGCGACCATGGACCCCGTCCAGAACTTCCTCACGAAGTACGTCCAGCTCTACGACAACATCGAGGACGAGGAGTTCGTCGAGAACTTCGCGCGCATGGAGCAGTGGATCGGCGACGGTATCGACGTCGCGGGCGCTGCCTACGAGCAGTTCCTCACCGACATCTACCAGGAGAACAAGCTCGCCGAAAACGAGCTGTATCTGGGCGAGAAGCACATCGACCTCTCGGAGATCGACATGCCCCTGCTTCAGATCATGGGCGAGTACGACCATCTGATCCCGCCGGAGGCGAGCAAACCGTTCAACGATCTGGTCGCGAGCGAGGACACGACCACGATGGAGTTCCCGACGGGTCACATCGGCCTCTCCGTCTCCTCGCGGTCCCACGCCGAGCTCTGGCCGAGCGTCTGTGAGTGGTACGCCGAGCGCTCGACGGCCGAGGACGACGAGCCAGACGAGGGAGCGGAGGCCGAGCCGATCACCGAGCCCGAAGAGTCCGACGCCGCGCTCGCGGAAGACGTCGCGGGCGACGAGACGGGCACCGAGGAAGACGCCACTGTCGACCGGGAAAGCTCCGGGAGAGAACCAATGGAGGGGACCGACCTCCAGACGATCTCCGGCATCGGTCCCACGTTCGCCGGGCGTCTCGAAGACGCCGGCGTTCCGAACGTCGAGGCTCTCGCCGGGTCGGATCCCGGCGAACTCGCCGACGAACTCGATGTCACCTCGACCAACCTGGTCGAGGACTGGGTGGCCGAGGCGAGCGATAGCGTCGAAAACTGAGTCGCATCCAGGGTCGCGCCCACGATATCGATCTCTCGGGACAACACTTAGGGTGGCACGGTAGCATATCTCATTTCGGAGCGGGGCATCCGACTCCGGATTCACTATGGAACTCGAAGGTCGCACCTGCCTGGTCACAGGCTCGTCACGGGGTATCGGTCGCGGAATCGCAGGGGAACTCGCAAACGAGGGCGCGAACGTCGCCATCAACTATCGGGCCTCATCGGCCGCGGCGGAGGAGGTCGTCGACGGAATCAACACGACGGGTGGGTCGGCGATGGCGACCCAAGCCGACGTCACCGAGGAGGCGGAGGTCGCGGCGATGCACGAGGAGATCACCGACGCGTTCGGTCCCGTGGACATCCTCGTCAACAACGCCGGGATCAACGTCGACACCCTCTTCTCGGAGATGACGCGCGCCGAGTGGGATCGCGTCATCGACGTGGACCTCACGGGCGCATTCGTCTGCACCAAGGAGTTCTTCGACGACATCGCCGCCGCCGAGGAGGGACGACTGATCAACATCTCCTCGATCGTTGGCAAACAAGGGAACCTCGGACAGGCGAACTACGCCGCCGCCAAGAGCGGGATGTTCGGGCTCACACGAACGCTTGCGCTCGAACTCGCCGACAGCGGATCGACGGCCAACTGTGTCGCCCCCGGGTTCACCGAGACCGAGATGATCGAGGGGATCCCACAACAAGTACGCGAGAAGATCAAATCGGAGATCCCGCTCGGCCGCTTCGCGACCATCGAGGAGATCGCTTGCACCGTTGCGTTCGTCGCGAGTCCCAAGGCCTCCTACATCACCGGCGAGGTGCTCGACGTCAACGGCGGCATGGACCTGTAAGTCGCCCTCGTTCCGTTCGTGTCGATCCTCGTGGATACTAGGGATAGTTCCCACCAACTGGGAACTGTCGCCGGGATGTATTCGGCGTCTCGTCCAACGATCACATGTGAGATGAGCACGATGGAAACCACAACCGGAACCACGACGGAGTTCGAAAACGTGCCGACTGAGGGCATCCGCTCGCGGATCGCCGGTGTCGCCGTCGGCCTCCGCCTCCTGATGGGCTGGATCTTCCTGACGGCCGGCATCGGGAAGCTGACCGGCGAGCCGTTCGACGCCGCGGGCTACCTCGCGAACGTCGATCCGACCAGCCCCACGGCGGGGCTCTACGGGGCGATGGCCGCGAACCCGATGCTGATGGACCTGATCAACGTCGCCGTTCCGTGGGGGCAGGTCCTGATCGGGCTGGGCCTGCTGGTCGGGGGACTAGTGAGGGTGGCCGCGTTCTTCGGGGCGCTCCAGATGGCGGCGTTCTACTTCGGCAACTGGGAGCTCGCGGGCGCATACGAGGTCCTCACCGGGTTCGTCACCTCGGAGCTCGTCTACCTGGCGGTCCTCGTTGCGATCGGCGCGCTCGCCGCGGGGCGCTACTGGGGACTCGACGCGATCATCGCCCGCTACGAGCGGGAGGAGGTGCCGGTAGCCGAGCGCTACCCTCGGCTGCGATACCTGCTCGGTTGAGTGGGGACGTTCGGGTCGGCCTCCTCCTAGGAATTCGGTGTCATAACATAGCAGATATAGTCCCCCCGTGTGAGCAATCGGTATGGACCGCGTAGCGATCATCGGCGCATCGATGACCCAGTTCGGCCAGCGGGAGGGCTGGCTTCGAGACCTCCTCGTGGAGGCCGCACTCGATTGTCTCGACGACGGGGAAATCGAGGCGGGCGAGATCGAACATCTGTACGTCTCGAACATGGCCAGCGGCGAGTTCGAGGGCCAAACTGGGGCCCCGAACATGCTCGCCCACGACATCGGGGCAGTGCCCGCGTACACACAGCGAGTCGACCAGACCAGTTCCTCGGGCGGGGCAGGCACCTACGCGGCGTGGCAGTCGGTCGCGAGCGGTGCGAGCGATCTGACCATGCTCGTCGGCGGCGAGAAGATGACGCATCGCTCGACGGCCGAGGCGACCGACGTGATCGCCTCGATCACGCATCCCTACGAGTACAAACAGGGGGTCACGCTCCCCTCCTTTGCGGGATTGACCGCCCGACACTACCTCGACAAATACGACGCGCCCCGCGAGAGTTTGGGCAAGGTCGCGGTGAAGAACCACAAGAACGGCGTCGACAATCCCCACGCCCAGTTCCAGAAGGAGGTGAGTTTAGAGGAAGTCCTCGAATCGCCGATCGTCGCCGACCCCCTCCGGCTCTATGACTTCTGTCCCATTACCGACGGGTCGGGGGCACTGCTTCTGTGTCCCGAGTCGAAGGCCGAGGAGTACACCGACGACTACGCCGTGATCGCGGGCGTGGGCGGCGCGACCGACACCCACGTCGTTCACGAGCGCGAGGACCCGACCGTGATGGGCGGCGTGGTCGAAAGCGGGAAGATCGCCTACGAGATGGCCGATCTGGGCCCCGAAGACATCGACGTGGCCGAACTCCACGACATGTTCACCATCTTGGAGTTCCTCCAGAGTGAGGATCTGGGCTTCTTCGAGAAGGGCGAGGGCTGGAAGGCCGTCGAGGAGGGTGTCACGGAAAAGGACGGCGACCTCCCAGTGAACACGTCGGGCGGGCTGAAATCGAAGGGCCATCCGCTGGGAGCCAGCGGCGTCGCACAGATCTACGAACTCTACCAGCAGGTCCGCGGCGAGGCGGGACCGCGTCAGGTCGACGCCGAAACGGGCATCGCCTGTAACGTCGGCGGGTTCGGCAACTGCGTGATCACCACCATCCTGGAGGCAGCACGATGAGCATGAACGCGATCAAGTACGACGACGGCACGATCAGCTATCCCGCCCACCCGCGAGGGTTGGAGGGCGGCGAACCGGTCGAGGAGATCGACCTCACGGAGCGAGTAGCGCAGATCGTGACGTGGACGACCTCGACGGCCACCCCGCCGGGCGTGCGCCAGCCCAACCACCTCGCGATCGTCGAGTTCGAGATCGACGGACAGGTGGTCAGAGTCCTCGGCCAACTCACGACCGGCGAGGTCGAGATCGGCGACGAGGTCCGGCCGACCTACGTCGAGGAACTGCGCGAGCCGGGTGCGGGGATGCGCGAGCCCGAGAGCCAGGACTGGGACGGCTATCGGTTCGAGCCGACCCAGTAAACTCCCGTTCGAACCGACGAGGAGAGCCGGCCAAGTGATTTCGGTCGAACAGCTACTCCTCGTCGTCCGCGTCGTCCAAGTCGTCCGTTTCCTCGTCCTTGTTCTCATCGAGTTCCGCACGGATCGAGTCGAGTTCGTCCTCGACGTCTATTTCGACGCCGCCGTCGGCAGTCGAACCCGCCTGCGGGCCGCTCTCGCGCTCGACGTCGCGAGCGCGCTGGCGGTCGCGCTCGACCTCGCCGATGCGATCTGCGATCTCCTCGCGCAGGTCGCGGGCCTCCTGCAGGACGTCGCGTGCGTCGCCGTTTTCCGGAAGGGTGTCCCCGCGCGTCGCCTCCTGGAGGTCTTCAAGAACCCGGTCGAGTCGGTCGAGACTCCGGCGGCTCGCGTCCGCGGCGCGTCGGCGGGTGCGTTCGGCCTCCTCGCCGGCGGCGCGCCCCGAGTCCGCGAGCCGCAGTGCCCCCTGCAGGAGTTCGAGCGCACGGACGTTCGCCTCGAGCACCGCGATGGCCGTGGGAATGGCCTGCTGGTCGGCAAACCGGATCAGCTCGCCGGGCGTCGGCGGACGGGGCAGTCCGCCGGGACCGCGGGGCGGTCGCGGTTCGATCTCCCGGCGCAGTTCCTCCAAGGTGCGCTGGAGTTCGTCGACGCGCTCCTCCAGGTCGTCCTCGCGTGTCATACCCGTCCTTGGACGGGCGAGCGGAAAAAGGGTCGACTCAGAACGCCCGATCGTACTGGACCGGCGGCTCGACGTCTTCGCCCAACTCTTGAGCGGCGTGCAGCGTGAAGTAGGGATCGCGCAGGTGCTCGCGGCCGATGATCGTCAGATTCGCGTCGCCCTCGCGGATCAGCTCGTCGGCCTGCTCGACCTCGGTGATCCCGCCGACCGCGCCGACCGCGATGTCGGTGTCGCGCTCCTCGCTGACCTGCGCCGCGAGCGGGAGCTGGCTCGCGGAGCCCTCGTCGGGGAGCTGCTGGTCGGGGTGGAGCATCCCGCTGGAGACGTCGAGCAGGTCCGCGCCGAGGCCGTACAGCTCGTCCGCGAGCTCGACGGACCCCTCGATGGTCCACGACTCGCGCTCGGGCAGCCAGTCCGTTCCCGAGATCCGCACGAAGACGGGCTTTTCGTCGGGCCAGACCTCCCGAACCGCCTCAGTGACCTGTCGGACCAGTCGGGTTCGGTTCTCGAAGCTCCCCCCGTACTCGTCGGTGCGGTCGTTGGTCACCGGCGAGAGGAACTCGTGGAGCAGGTAGCCGTGGGCGGCGTGGACCTCCGCGATCTCGAAGCCAGCGTCGAGTGCGCGTTCGGCGGCCGCACGGTAGTCCTCGATGACGCCCTCGATGTCGGCCTGCGTCATCGCATTCTGCTCGGGCGTCTCGCCCTCGTACGGCCAGGGGTCCTCGTTCGGGGCCAGCACCTCCCAGCCGCCCTCGTCGGGCTGGAGCGGCTCGTTGCCCTCCCACGGACGGCTCTTGCTCGCCTTGCGGCCCGCGTGGGCGAGCTGAATCGCCGGAACGCTCCCCTGATCGCTGATGAACTCCGCGATCGGCGCAAGGCGCTCCTTGTGCTCGTCGCTCCAGATCCCCAGGTCTTCGGGGGTGATCCGGCCCTCGGGCGAGACCGCGGTCGCCTCGGTCATGACGACGCCCGCGCCGCCGACCGCCCGTGAGCCCAGATGGACGCGGTGCCACTCGGTGGCCAGTCCGTCGCGATCCTCACAGGAGTACTGACACATCGGCGAGACCATCACGCGGTTCGGGAGCTCCGTCTCGCGGAGCGCAAGGGAATCGAAGAGGTCTGTCATCGACCACCCTAAGGTGGCGAGGGGAAAAGGCTCCGCGGCATCGGAGGGGGTTGCCGCCTCGACGACCTTGCCGGGATCGAGGGATACCAAAGGGAGCGCGAAAAACGGAGGGCATGGCACTCAGTACCGAGGAGATCATGCAGCTCAGCCTCGACCTGGTCGGGTGGAAGAAGGTCCCCGCCGACAGTCAGGTGTACGTCCCGGGCGAGGACATCGAGAGCGCTCTCGTGGGAATCGATCTCGAGAGTCCCGAGATCCAACTCGCCGAGCGCGAGGGCTACGACCTGGCGCTCGCCCATCACCCCGTCGGCGAGAGCGCACGCCTCGATTTTTCGGCCGTTCTCTCCCGCCAGATCGAGTTCATGACTGCCCACGGCGTTCCGGAGAGCGAAGCGGAGGCGGCCGTCTCGGACCTCCGAGAGAACGTCGAGTTCGGTGCGCACAGTTCGAACTACCGCCACGACCCTAGCGTGGCCGAACTGCTCGACCAGCCCTACGTGAACATCCACCTCGCACCCGACGAGATCGGCCGCCGGCGGTTCGTCGAGGTCGCCGAAGGGATGGATGAGGGGAGCTCCGTCGGGGAGTTCGTCGACGAGTTGGAGAAAATCCCCGAACTCGATGAGGCCGCAACCGATGTGGAAGTTCGAGTCGGCGGTGAAGAAAACGACCTGGGCGAGGTCGCCGTTCACCACGCTGCGGGTACCAACGGCGGTGCGGACGTCGCATGGGCGTACTTCGAGAACGGGGTCGATACGGTCCTCTACATCCACGTCGGTGCGGGCGACGCCCGCGAACTGCGCGAGGAGTTCGAAGGGAACACCCTCGTCGTGACGGGTCACATCGCGAGCGATGCGATCGGGCTGAACGCCCTGATCGACGCCCTCGAGGAACGGGGCGTCGAGTGTACGACGATCTCGGGCTGTTCGATCGGCCGAAGGTAGATGGCTTTTGGCCGACCAAAACCTATATGCGTTTAGGCCCACCTAAGTCGATACATGGCTGTCACGGACGCGCACGACGTCGATCCGACCGACGAAAACGACGACCAGGAAGAGCCCGCCGCCATCGTCTCGGCCCTCCGTACCTCCCCTGATCGAACCGTCTTCACCGAAGACGGAAACTCCGAGGGCTGGATCGCGACCGATCACACCGTCGAGCTCTCCCGCTAGATCGGTTGGACTCTGCCGCACCTCCGGCTAGCGTAGTCCTTTCTCCACTCAAAAAACAACTGATCGAAGCTCCGGTGTATTACTCGTGGATCGCTTCCTCGACGACGAGGGTGTCGTCCTCGAGGTAGTGATGGAAGTGGTGGGCGTCGTCCTCGACGATCACGAGCGACTCGCGGAGGATCTCCTCGCTGCCGTAGTCGCCCAGATCGCCCGCGAGCTGGACGTGCTCGCGCATCCGCTCGACGGTTTCGGCGTAGATCTCCAGATCGTTCGACAGC encodes the following:
- a CDS encoding Nif3-like dinuclear metal center hexameric protein, producing MALSTEEIMQLSLDLVGWKKVPADSQVYVPGEDIESALVGIDLESPEIQLAEREGYDLALAHHPVGESARLDFSAVLSRQIEFMTAHGVPESEAEAAVSDLRENVEFGAHSSNYRHDPSVAELLDQPYVNIHLAPDEIGRRRFVEVAEGMDEGSSVGEFVDELEKIPELDEAATDVEVRVGGEENDLGEVAVHHAAGTNGGADVAWAYFENGVDTVLYIHVGAGDARELREEFEGNTLVVTGHIASDAIGLNALIDALEERGVECTTISGCSIGRR
- a CDS encoding NADH:flavin oxidoreductase/NADH oxidase, producing MTDLFDSLALRETELPNRVMVSPMCQYSCEDRDGLATEWHRVHLGSRAVGGAGVVMTEATAVSPEGRITPEDLGIWSDEHKERLAPIAEFISDQGSVPAIQLAHAGRKASKSRPWEGNEPLQPDEGGWEVLAPNEDPWPYEGETPEQNAMTQADIEGVIEDYRAAAERALDAGFEIAEVHAAHGYLLHEFLSPVTNDRTDEYGGSFENRTRLVRQVTEAVREVWPDEKPVFVRISGTDWLPERESWTIEGSVELADELYGLGADLLDVSSGMLHPDQQLPDEGSASQLPLAAQVSEERDTDIAVGAVGGITEVEQADELIREGDANLTIIGREHLRDPYFTLHAAQELGEDVEPPVQYDRAF
- a CDS encoding DUF7547 family protein, coding for MTREDDLEERVDELQRTLEELRREIEPRPPRGPGGLPRPPTPGELIRFADQQAIPTAIAVLEANVRALELLQGALRLADSGRAAGEEAERTRRRAADASRRSLDRLDRVLEDLQEATRGDTLPENGDARDVLQEARDLREEIADRIGEVERDRQRARDVERESGPQAGSTADGGVEIDVEDELDSIRAELDENKDEETDDLDDADDEE